A genomic stretch from Mesoplodon densirostris isolate mMesDen1 chromosome 3, mMesDen1 primary haplotype, whole genome shotgun sequence includes:
- the LOC132486741 gene encoding annexin-2 receptor-like: MELNFPRCMREAWDSAEESQEPEMLQILSLADPEEWQLPFYPTLGQLSGDDEDFNGEQLSTACGRLHPHCPKHGPRAQSTCRLGAGPPAPDTTPATRQEPQSPSGAGAAAHTQSFPGRVLRHRGPNIWNPRPLTAGTLPEHRPPPGLETHHRTSQSCWPRTYTQWPGRPWAASPAAFGPRSPHLR, encoded by the coding sequence ATGGAGCTGAACTTTCCCCGCTGCATGCGCGAGGCCTGGGATTCCGCAGAGGAGTCCCAGGAACCAGAGATGCTGCAAATCTTGAGCTTAGCGGACCCTGAGGAATGGCAGCTCCCTTTCTATCCTACACTGGGCCAGCTCTCTGGGGACGACGAGGACTTCAATGGGGAACAACTTTCTACCGCCTGCGGGCGTCTGCACCCACACTGCCCGAAACACGGACCCCGAGCGCAGAGCACCTGCAGGCTGGGCGCTGGGCCGCCCGCCCCGGACACGACGCCCGCGACCCGCCAGGAGCCACAATCGCCCTCAGGAGCTGGGGCCGCCGCCCACACGCAAAGCTTCCCTGGGCGGGTCTTGCGGCATCGGGGACCCAACATCTGGAACCCGAGACCTCTGACCGCGGGGACCCTTCCGGAGCATCGCCCTCCTCCTGGCCTGGAGACACACCACCGGACGTCCCAAAGCTGCTGGCCGCGGACCTACACGCAGTGGCCGGGAAGACCCTGGGCTGCCTCTCCCGCCGCCTTTGGACCCAGGAGCCCTCATCTCCGCTGA